One genomic segment of Anaerolineae bacterium includes these proteins:
- a CDS encoding response regulator, whose product MTLNDIQQTGNNESKKIRILYMEDEAGLARLFQRRLELAGYAVDVARDGQEGLAMFDPTLHDVIVVDYKMPYYNGLEVLGALVKQGSLPPAIMLTGSGDEQTAVMAMKLGAGDYIVKDMRRGYLKLLPVVIEQVVYRQRLADAKRQAEESLQQHALELQARNEELNAFAHTVAHDLQSPLSLITGYAGLLKEGYGTMSAEEAEMCASNIIETGRKMSNIIEELLLLAGVRQQEVEPKLLLNMGQLVAESQRRLADIIDESQAEIIGPDDWPVALGYGPWIEEVWTNYLSNAIKYGGRPPRIELGASAPTNGMVCFWVRDNGPGLTPAEQARLFTPFTRLDQVRAKGHGLGLSIVRRIVEKLDGQVGVESEGVPGRGCVFSFTLPAPVSV is encoded by the coding sequence ATGACGCTCAATGACATACAGCAGACAGGGAACAACGAATCGAAAAAAATCCGTATTCTTTATATGGAAGATGAGGCTGGTTTGGCGCGTCTTTTTCAGAGAAGATTAGAGTTGGCCGGTTATGCCGTGGATGTTGCCCGTGACGGCCAGGAAGGGTTGGCCATGTTTGATCCAACCCTCCACGATGTTATTGTGGTTGATTACAAAATGCCGTATTACAATGGGCTGGAGGTTTTAGGCGCCCTGGTTAAACAGGGAAGTTTGCCGCCGGCCATTATGCTGACCGGCAGCGGCGACGAGCAGACCGCGGTGATGGCCATGAAGCTGGGGGCGGGTGATTATATTGTTAAGGATATGCGCCGGGGATACCTTAAATTATTGCCGGTGGTCATTGAGCAGGTTGTTTACCGGCAGCGCCTGGCCGATGCCAAACGGCAGGCTGAAGAATCTTTACAGCAGCATGCGCTTGAGCTACAGGCCCGTAATGAAGAATTGAACGCTTTTGCCCATACGGTGGCGCACGACCTCCAAAGTCCGTTATCGCTGATTACGGGTTATGCTGGCCTGTTGAAAGAGGGCTATGGCACCATGTCGGCTGAAGAAGCGGAGATGTGCGCGTCGAACATTATTGAAACGGGCCGCAAGATGAGCAACATTATTGAGGAATTGTTGTTACTGGCCGGCGTTCGCCAACAAGAAGTTGAGCCGAAACTCCTCCTGAATATGGGGCAGCTTGTGGCCGAGAGCCAACGGCGTTTAGCCGATATCATTGATGAATCCCAGGCCGAGATTATCGGGCCTGATGATTGGCCGGTGGCGCTGGGTTATGGCCCCTGGATTGAGGAGGTGTGGACCAATTATCTTAGTAACGCCATCAAATATGGCGGACGTCCCCCCCGGATAGAACTTGGCGCGTCCGCCCCTACCAACGGCATGGTCTGTTTTTGGGTGCGCGATAATGGCCCTGGCCTTACCCCGGCCGAGCAAGCCCGCCTGTTTACGCCCTTTACCCGGCTGGATCAGGTACGGGCCAAAGGGCATGGGTTGGGGCTGTCTATTGTGCGGCGGATTGTGGAAAAGCTTGATGGTCAGGTGGGCGTTGAAAGCGAGGGCGTGCCTGGCCGGGGTTGTGTTTTTAGCTTTACCTTGCCCGCGCCGGTTTCTGTTTGA